The following coding sequences lie in one Arabidopsis thaliana chromosome 3, partial sequence genomic window:
- a CDS encoding AP2/B3-like transcriptional factor family protein, with product MASGDVLPRFFTVFLSHCSSESMVIPRSYYNLLPRPLPKTAILIGTGGRFWKVAMTSKQEQVYFEQGWGNFVADNQLKEGEFLTFVFDGHKSYEVSIYGRGDCKETRAVIQVEEISDDTEDDNVSLHSPSNVSLDSLSNDSHHSTSNVSLRSLSNDSLHGDAEIESDSEYSPENLPSASISVESVEVVNPTTSRQRSYKRKTIENPHLYLDDPNNVCFETCLKLRKFELLVHAQLVKDYGLIFSDNVDYIDGYGKLTAKTTKWADQRVCINKWQKICERNQFTENDSILCEILRNEDKVVYAIKIHIFRDAAAST from the exons ATGGCTTCCGGTGATGTTCTTCCTAGATTCTTCACTGTCTTCCTCTCCCATTGCAGCTCCGAATCCATG GTGATACCAAGGTCTTACTACAATCTTTTACCACGTCCGTTGCCCAAGACTGCGATTCTCATCGGAACTGGTGGAAGATTTTGGAAAGTAGCAATGACGAGCAAGCAAGAGCAAGTGTATTTTGAACAAGGCTGGGGAAATTTCGTTGCTGATAACCAGTTAAAAGAGGGAGAATTCTTAACTTTTGTGTTTGATGGGCACAAAAGTTATGAAGTAAGTATCTATGGTCGTGGAGATTGCAAAGAGACTCGAGCAGTCATTCAAGTTGAAGAGATCTCTGATGATACAGAAGATGACAACGTTTCTCTTCATAGCCCTAGCAATGTTTCACTTGATAGCCTTAGCAACGATTCTCATCATAGCACTAGCAACGTTTCTCTTCGAAGCCTTAGCAACGATTCTCTTCATGGTGATGCTGAGATAGAGAGCGACAGTGAGTATTCTCCCGAGAACCTACCCTCAGCCTCTATATCTGTTGAATCCGTTGAGGTGGTGAATCCAACAACAAGCAGGCAGAGAAGTT ACAAGAGGAAGACCATTGAGAATCCACATCTGTATTTGGATGATCCAAACAATGTCTGTTTTGAGACGTGTCTTAAGCTTAGAAAGTTTGAGCTG TTAGTTCATGCACAGTTGGTGAAAGACTACGGCTTGATATTCAGCGACAATGTTGACTATATTGACGGATATGGAAAACTAACCGCGAAAACGACCAAGTGGGCAGATCAACGGGTTTGCATAAACAAATGGCAGAAAATATGCGAGAGAAACCAGTTCACAGAGAATGACTCCATCCTATGTGAAATTCTCCGCAACGAGGACAAAGTGGTTTATGCAATCAAGATTCACATCTTCCGCGATGCAGCAGCAAGCACTTGA
- a CDS encoding Serinc-domain containing serine and sphingolipid biosynthesis protein (Serinc-domain containing serine and sphingolipid biosynthesis protein; LOCATED IN: endomembrane system, membrane; EXPRESSED IN: 24 plant structures; EXPRESSED DURING: 13 growth stages; CONTAINS InterPro DOMAIN/s: TMS membrane protein/tumour differentially expressed protein (InterPro:IPR005016); BEST Arabidopsis thaliana protein match is: Serinc-domain containing serine and sphingolipid biosynthesis protein (TAIR:AT1G16180.2); Has 780 Blast hits to 771 proteins in 184 species: Archae - 0; Bacteria - 2; Metazoa - 443; Fungi - 127; Plants - 140; Viruses - 0; Other Eukaryotes - 68 (source: NCBI BLink).), translating into MACCLASCCASATCGLCSSVASGISRKSARIAYCGLFGASLVVSWILRETGAPLLEKLPWINTSDSYTKEWYQQQAVLRVSFGNFLFFAIYALIMIGVKDQNDRRDSWHHGGWGLKMIVWFLLVVLMFFVPNVIVSLYGTLSKFGAGAFLLVQVVLLLDATHNWNDSWVEKDEKKWYIALLVISIVCYIATYTFSGILFIWFNPSGQDCGLNVFFIVMPMILAFVFAIIALHPAVNGSLLPASVISVYCAYVCYTGLSSEPHDYVCNGLNKSKAVNASTLILGMLTTVLSVLYSALRAGSSTTFLSPPSSPRSGVKDALLGDPEDGKKSGEAEARPVSYSYSFFHIIFALASMYAAMLLSGWTDSSESATLIDVGWTSVWVKICTGWVTAGLYIWTLIAPLILPDREFY; encoded by the exons ATGGCGTGTTGCTTAGCTTCGTGCTGTGCGTCGGCGACTTGTGGATTATGCTCGTCGGTAGCATCGGGGATATCGAGGAAATCAGCGAGGATCGCTTATTGTGGTCTCTTCGGTGCCTCTCTTGTCGTCTCCTGGATTCTTCGTGAGACTGGTGCTCCGCTCCTCGAGAAACTCCCTT GGATCAATACTTCTGATTCATATACCAAAGAATGGTATCAGCAACAAGCTGTTCTTCGTGTGAGCTTTGGgaatttcctcttctttgcAATATATGCTTTGATCATGATTGGTGTCAAGGACCAGAATGACAGGCGTGACTCGTGGCACCATGGTGGGTGGGGTTTGAAGATGATTGTCTGGTTTTTGCTTGTTGTCCTCATGTTTTTTGTTCCAAATGTTATCGTCTCGTTATatg GAACGTTGTCAAAATTTGGTGCTGGAGCGTTTCTGTTGGTTCAAGTGGTCTTATTATTAGATGCTACACATAACTGGAATGATTCATGGGTCGAAAAGGACGAAAAGAAATG GTACATCGCTCTGCTTGTCATATCAATCGTGTGTTACATTGCTACATATACCTTCTCAGGAATCCTGTTCATCTGGTTCAACCCATCTGGTCAGGATTGTGGACttaatgttttcttcattgtcaTGCCGATGATCTTGGCTTTTGTTTTTGCGATTATTGCTTTACATCCTGCGGTGAATGGCAGTCTTTTACCGGCATCAGTTATATCGGTTTACTGTGCTTATGTCTGTTACACGGGCCTCTCTAGCGAACCACATGACTATGTGTGCAATGGCCTTAACAAATCCAAGGCAGTGAACGCAAGTACTCTCATCCTTGGAATGCTCACTACGGTTCTCTCGGTTCTATACTCCGCCCTCCGAGCTGGCTCTTCCACCACATTCCTCTCGCCACCGTCTTCACCCAGATCAG GTGTGAAGGATGCATTGTTAGGGGACCCTGAGGACGGGAAGAAGAGTGGTGAAGCCGAGGCACGGCCTGTGAGTTACTCATACTCCTTCTTCCATATCATCTTTGCGCTTGCGAGCATGTACGCTGCAATGCTTCTCTCGGGATGGACTGACTCATCAGAGAGTGCGACTCTGATCGATGTGGGATGGACCTCGGTCTGGGTCAAGATATGCACGGGTTGGGTCACGGCCGGACTCTACATATGGACACTCATTGCACCACTCATCCTTCCAGATCGCGAGTTCTACTAA
- a CDS encoding Ribosomal protein L34e superfamily protein, with product MLHLLLLSDEEHSTTNSMPPSSSASRSASNHSSSSSSSSSSLHLCKHSPSATLDLLILILVLFSGAFLLSSYFSYLFHSFSLLSSHFPSLSSLIFSDDEDLSSIPPASYFFAFAVFFAASIAFLDLCCGPRSRKCRNPKCKGLKKAMEFDLQLQTEECVKSGATKEIDRLPWKGDVVALLLSLKVGVLNEAGVIKNRKRTWL from the exons ATGctccatctccttcttctctccgACGAAGAACATTCCACCACCAATAGCATGCCCCCTTCCTCCTCCGCCTCTAGATCCGCCTCCAATCACagctcctcttcctcctcctcctcctcctctctccACCTCTGCAAGCACTCTCCTTCCGCGACTCTCGACCTCCTCATCCTAATCCTCGTCCTCTTCTCCGGCGCTTTCCTCCTCTCCTCTTACTTCTCCTATCTCTTCCACTCCttttctctcctctcctctCACTTCCCTTCCCTCTCCTCCTTGATCTTCTCCGACGATGAAGATCTCTCCTCGATCCCTCCCGCTTCCTACTTCTTCGCCTTCGCCGTCTTCTTCGCCGCTTCAATTGCGTTTCTCGACCTTTGTTGTGGACCCAGATCGAGGAAGTGTCGGAATCCCAAGTGTAAAGGTTTGAAGAAAGCGATGGAGTTTGATTTGCAATTGCAGACGGAGGAATGTGTTAAATCTGGAGCTACTAAGGAGATCGATCGATTGCCATGGAAAGGAG ATGTGGTTGCCCTGTTGCTAAGCTTGAAGGTTGGGGTCCTAAACGAGGCCGGCGTCATAAAAA ATCGCAAGCGAACTTGGCTCTGA
- a CDS encoding Ribosomal protein L34e superfamily protein (Ribosomal protein L34e superfamily protein; FUNCTIONS IN: structural constituent of ribosome; INVOLVED IN: translation; LOCATED IN: ribosome, intracellular, chloroplast; EXPRESSED IN: 23 plant structures; EXPRESSED DURING: 14 growth stages; CONTAINS InterPro DOMAIN/s: Ribosomal protein L34e (InterPro:IPR008195); BEST Arabidopsis thaliana protein match is: Ribosomal protein L34e superfamily protein (TAIR:AT5G19025.1); Has 84 Blast hits to 84 proteins in 19 species: Archae - 0; Bacteria - 0; Metazoa - 0; Fungi - 8; Plants - 73; Viruses - 0; Other Eukaryotes - 3 (source: NCBI BLink).), protein MLHLLLLSDEEHSTTNSMPPSSSASRSASNHSSSSSSSSSSLHLCKHSPSATLDLLILILVLFSGAFLLSSYFSYLFHSFSLLSSHFPSLSSLIFSDDEDLSSIPPASYFFAFAVFFAASIAFLDLCCGPRSRKCRNPKCKGLKKAMEFDLQLQTEECVKSGATKEIDRLPWKGGSESNPDYECLRAELRRMAPPNGRAVLLFRSRCGCPVAKLEGWGPKRGRRHKKSQANLALKGGVDHR, encoded by the exons ATGctccatctccttcttctctccgACGAAGAACATTCCACCACCAATAGCATGCCCCCTTCCTCCTCCGCCTCTAGATCCGCCTCCAATCACagctcctcttcctcctcctcctcctcctctctccACCTCTGCAAGCACTCTCCTTCCGCGACTCTCGACCTCCTCATCCTAATCCTCGTCCTCTTCTCCGGCGCTTTCCTCCTCTCCTCTTACTTCTCCTATCTCTTCCACTCCttttctctcctctcctctCACTTCCCTTCCCTCTCCTCCTTGATCTTCTCCGACGATGAAGATCTCTCCTCGATCCCTCCCGCTTCCTACTTCTTCGCCTTCGCCGTCTTCTTCGCCGCTTCAATTGCGTTTCTCGACCTTTGTTGTGGACCCAGATCGAGGAAGTGTCGGAATCCCAAGTGTAAAGGTTTGAAGAAAGCGATGGAGTTTGATTTGCAATTGCAGACGGAGGAATGTGTTAAATCTGGAGCTACTAAGGAGATCGATCGATTGCCATGGAAAGGAGGTAGTGAGAGCAATCCTGATTACGAGTGTTTGAGGGCTGAGCTTAGAAGGATGGCTCCGCCTAATGGTCGTGCTGTTTTACTTTTCCGATCTAGATGTGGTTGCCCTGTTGCTAAGCTTGAAGGTTGGGGTCCTAAACGAGGCCGGCGTCATAAAAA ATCGCAAGCGAACTTGGCTCTGAAGGGAGGGGTCGACCATCGCTGA
- the BPM2 gene encoding BTB-POZ and MATH domain 2 (BTB-POZ and MATH domain 2 (BPM2); CONTAINS InterPro DOMAIN/s: TRAF-like (InterPro:IPR008974), MATH (InterPro:IPR002083), BTB/POZ fold (InterPro:IPR011333), BTB/POZ (InterPro:IPR013069), Kelch related (InterPro:IPR013089), BTB/POZ-like (InterPro:IPR000210), TRAF-type (InterPro:IPR013322); BEST Arabidopsis thaliana protein match is: BTB-POZ and MATH domain 1 (TAIR:AT5G19000.1); Has 35333 Blast hits to 34131 proteins in 2444 species: Archae - 798; Bacteria - 22429; Metazoa - 974; Fungi - 991; Plants - 531; Viruses - 0; Other Eukaryotes - 9610 (source: NCBI BLink).) → MDTIRVSKEVPGSSKSTAQSLTESTSRTETINGSHEFKISGYSLVKGMGIGKYVASDTFMVGGYSWAIYFYPDGKSPEDNSVYVSLFIALASEGADVRALFELTLVDQSGNERHKVHSHFGRTLESGPYTLKYRGSMWGYKRFFKRSLLESSDYLKDNGLLVRCCVGVVKSRTEGPRCYNIPVPVSGLGQQFGKLLESGKGADVTFEVDGETFPAHKLVLAARSAVFRAQLFGPLRSENTNSLEVEAESCPSLLSELLEYVARLSEHSLTSSGHRKELFADGCDLNGRRVKQRLH, encoded by the exons ATGGACACAATTAGGGTTTCCAAGGAGGTTCCTGGATCTTCGAAATCGACCGCACAGTCGCTCACGGAGTCGACCTCTCGCACGGAAACCATCAATGGCTCCCACGAATTCAAGATCAGCGGCTACTCTTTGGTCAAAGGCATGGGGATTGGCAAATACGTTGCCTCGGATACTTTCATGGTCGGTGGATACTCCTGGGCCATCTACTTCTACCCAGATGGAAAGAGTCCAGAGGATAATTCTGTCTACGTGTCTCTCTTCATAGCCCTTGCGAGTGAAGGAGCCGATGTTAGGGCTTTGTTTGAGCTTACCCTCGTGGATCAGAGCGGTAACGAAAGGCACAAAGTTCATAGCCATTTTGGTAGAACTCTCGAAAGCGGACCCTATACTCTTAAATATCGAGGGAGTATGTG GGGATACAAACGATTTTTCAAGAGGTCTCTTTTGGAGTCATCGGACTATCTGAAGGACAATGGTCTCTTGGTCCGGTGTTGTGTTGGAGTGGTGAAGTCACGCACAGAAGGACCGAGGTGTTACAATATCCCGGTGCCGGTTTCTGGCTTGGGTCAGCAGTTTGGAAAGCTTTTGGAAAGTGGGAAAGGAGCTGACGTTACTTTCGAAGTTGATGGAGAAACATTTCCTGCTCACAAATTGGTTCTTGCAGCACGTTCTGCAGTTTTCAGGGCACAGCTTTTTGGCCCGTTGAGAAGTGAAAATACCAATT CTTTAGAAGTTGAGGCT GAAAGCTGCCCGTCCCTACTAAGTGAGCTATTGGAGTATGTGGCTAGGCTGAGTGAGCACTCTTTAACATCATCAGGGCATCGAAAGGAGTTATTTGCTGATGGTTGTGACTTAAATGGGAGACGTGTGAAGCAACGGTTACATTAG
- the BPM2 gene encoding BTB-POZ and MATH domain 2 (BTB-POZ and MATH domain 2 (BPM2); CONTAINS InterPro DOMAIN/s: TRAF-like (InterPro:IPR008974), MATH (InterPro:IPR002083), BTB/POZ fold (InterPro:IPR011333), BTB/POZ (InterPro:IPR013069), Kelch related (InterPro:IPR013089), BTB/POZ-like (InterPro:IPR000210), TRAF-type (InterPro:IPR013322); BEST Arabidopsis thaliana protein match is: BTB-POZ and MATH domain 1 (TAIR:AT5G19000.1); Has 5905 Blast hits to 5761 proteins in 162 species: Archae - 0; Bacteria - 0; Metazoa - 4114; Fungi - 49; Plants - 1477; Viruses - 0; Other Eukaryotes - 265 (source: NCBI BLink).), which yields MDTIRVSKEVPGSSKSTAQSLTESTSRTETINGSHEFKISGYSLVKGMGIGKYVASDTFMVGGYSWAIYFYPDGKSPEDNSVYVSLFIALASEGADVRALFELTLVDQSGNERHKVHSHFGRTLESGPYTLKYRGSMWGYKRFFKRSLLESSDYLKDNGLLVRCCVGVVKSRTEGPRCYNIPVPVSGLGQQFGKLLESGKGADVTFEVDGETFPAHKLVLAARSAVFRAQLFGPLRSENTNCIIIEDVQAPIFKMLLHFIYWDEMPDMQDLIGTDLKWASTLVAQHLLAAADRYALERLRTICESKLCEGISINTVATTLALAEQHHCFQLKAACLKFIALPENLKAVMETDGFDYLKESCPSLLSELLEYVARLSEHSLTSSGHRKELFADGCDLNGRRVKQRLH from the exons ATGGACACAATTAGGGTTTCCAAGGAGGTTCCTGGATCTTCGAAATCGACCGCACAGTCGCTCACGGAGTCGACCTCTCGCACGGAAACCATCAATGGCTCCCACGAATTCAAGATCAGCGGCTACTCTTTGGTCAAAGGCATGGGGATTGGCAAATACGTTGCCTCGGATACTTTCATGGTCGGTGGATACTCCTGGGCCATCTACTTCTACCCAGATGGAAAGAGTCCAGAGGATAATTCTGTCTACGTGTCTCTCTTCATAGCCCTTGCGAGTGAAGGAGCCGATGTTAGGGCTTTGTTTGAGCTTACCCTCGTGGATCAGAGCGGTAACGAAAGGCACAAAGTTCATAGCCATTTTGGTAGAACTCTCGAAAGCGGACCCTATACTCTTAAATATCGAGGGAGTATGTG GGGATACAAACGATTTTTCAAGAGGTCTCTTTTGGAGTCATCGGACTATCTGAAGGACAATGGTCTCTTGGTCCGGTGTTGTGTTGGAGTGGTGAAGTCACGCACAGAAGGACCGAGGTGTTACAATATCCCGGTGCCGGTTTCTGGCTTGGGTCAGCAGTTTGGAAAGCTTTTGGAAAGTGGGAAAGGAGCTGACGTTACTTTCGAAGTTGATGGAGAAACATTTCCTGCTCACAAATTGGTTCTTGCAGCACGTTCTGCAGTTTTCAGGGCACAGCTTTTTGGCCCGTTGAGAAGTGAAAATACCAATTGTATAATCATAGAAGACGTACAAGCCCCTATTTTCAAG atgTTGCTTCATTTTATCTACTGGGATGAAATGCCTGATATGCAAGACTTAATCGGCACAGACTTGAAATGGGCATCAACTCTTGTGGCTCAGCATCTGCTTGCAGCTGCAGACCGTTATGCTCTTGAGCGGCTTAGAACAATATGCGAGTCAAAACTCTGTGAAGGAATCAGCATAAATACGGTAGCAACCACCTTGGCTCTTGCAGAGCAGCATCATTGTTTCCAGCTGAAAGCCGCCTGCCTCAAATTTATAGCTTTGCCAGAAAACCTGAAAG CTGTGATGGAAACGGATGGGTTTGATTATCTGAAGGAAAGCTGCCCGTCCCTACTAAGTGAGCTATTGGAGTATGTGGCTAGGCTGAGTGAGCACTCTTTAACATCATCAGGGCATCGAAAGGAGTTATTTGCTGATGGTTGTGACTTAAATGGGAGACGTGTGAAGCAACGGTTACATTAG
- the BPM2 gene encoding BTB-POZ and MATH domain 2, translated as MDTIRVSKEVPGSSKSTAQSLTESTSRTETINGSHEFKISGYSLVKGMGIGKYVASDTFMVGGYSWAIYFYPDGKSPEDNSVYVSLFIALASEGADVRALFELTLVDQSGNERHKVHSHFGRTLESGPYTLKYRGSMWGYKRFFKRSLLESSDYLKDNGLLVRCCVGVVKSRTEGPRCYNIPVPVSGLGQQFGKLLESGKGADVTFEVDGETFPAHKLVLAARSAVFRAQLFGPLRSENTNCIIIEDVQAPIFKMLLHFIYWDEMPDMQDLIGTDLKWASTLVAQHLLAAADRYALERLRTICESKLCEGISINTVATTLALAEQHHCFQLKAACLKFIALPENLKGTEDHSLLV; from the exons ATGGACACAATTAGGGTTTCCAAGGAGGTTCCTGGATCTTCGAAATCGACCGCACAGTCGCTCACGGAGTCGACCTCTCGCACGGAAACCATCAATGGCTCCCACGAATTCAAGATCAGCGGCTACTCTTTGGTCAAAGGCATGGGGATTGGCAAATACGTTGCCTCGGATACTTTCATGGTCGGTGGATACTCCTGGGCCATCTACTTCTACCCAGATGGAAAGAGTCCAGAGGATAATTCTGTCTACGTGTCTCTCTTCATAGCCCTTGCGAGTGAAGGAGCCGATGTTAGGGCTTTGTTTGAGCTTACCCTCGTGGATCAGAGCGGTAACGAAAGGCACAAAGTTCATAGCCATTTTGGTAGAACTCTCGAAAGCGGACCCTATACTCTTAAATATCGAGGGAGTATGTG GGGATACAAACGATTTTTCAAGAGGTCTCTTTTGGAGTCATCGGACTATCTGAAGGACAATGGTCTCTTGGTCCGGTGTTGTGTTGGAGTGGTGAAGTCACGCACAGAAGGACCGAGGTGTTACAATATCCCGGTGCCGGTTTCTGGCTTGGGTCAGCAGTTTGGAAAGCTTTTGGAAAGTGGGAAAGGAGCTGACGTTACTTTCGAAGTTGATGGAGAAACATTTCCTGCTCACAAATTGGTTCTTGCAGCACGTTCTGCAGTTTTCAGGGCACAGCTTTTTGGCCCGTTGAGAAGTGAAAATACCAATTGTATAATCATAGAAGACGTACAAGCCCCTATTTTCAAG atgTTGCTTCATTTTATCTACTGGGATGAAATGCCTGATATGCAAGACTTAATCGGCACAGACTTGAAATGGGCATCAACTCTTGTGGCTCAGCATCTGCTTGCAGCTGCAGACCGTTATGCTCTTGAGCGGCTTAGAACAATATGCGAGTCAAAACTCTGTGAAGGAATCAGCATAAATACGGTAGCAACCACCTTGGCTCTTGCAGAGCAGCATCATTGTTTCCAGCTGAAAGCCGCCTGCCTCAAATTTATAGCTTTGCCAGAAAACCTGAAAGGTACAGAAGATCACTCCTTGCTTGTTTGA
- the BPM2 gene encoding BTB-POZ and MATH domain 2, with amino-acid sequence MDTIRVSKEVPGSSKSTAQSLTESTSRTETINGSHEFKISGYSLVKGMGIGKYVASDTFMVGGYSWAIYFYPDGKSPEDNSVYVSLFIALASEGADVRALFELTLVDQSGNERHKVHSHFGRTLESGPYTLKYRGSMWGYKRFFKRSLLESSDYLKDNGLLVRCCVGVVKSRTEGPRCYNIPVPVSGLGQQFGKLLESGKGADVTFEVDGETFPAHKLVLAARSAVFRAQLFGPLRSENTNCIIIEDVQAPIFKDFLFTSVQSGTFSWGAAPVLKYYSPGIRCCFILSTGMKCLICKT; translated from the exons ATGGACACAATTAGGGTTTCCAAGGAGGTTCCTGGATCTTCGAAATCGACCGCACAGTCGCTCACGGAGTCGACCTCTCGCACGGAAACCATCAATGGCTCCCACGAATTCAAGATCAGCGGCTACTCTTTGGTCAAAGGCATGGGGATTGGCAAATACGTTGCCTCGGATACTTTCATGGTCGGTGGATACTCCTGGGCCATCTACTTCTACCCAGATGGAAAGAGTCCAGAGGATAATTCTGTCTACGTGTCTCTCTTCATAGCCCTTGCGAGTGAAGGAGCCGATGTTAGGGCTTTGTTTGAGCTTACCCTCGTGGATCAGAGCGGTAACGAAAGGCACAAAGTTCATAGCCATTTTGGTAGAACTCTCGAAAGCGGACCCTATACTCTTAAATATCGAGGGAGTATGTG GGGATACAAACGATTTTTCAAGAGGTCTCTTTTGGAGTCATCGGACTATCTGAAGGACAATGGTCTCTTGGTCCGGTGTTGTGTTGGAGTGGTGAAGTCACGCACAGAAGGACCGAGGTGTTACAATATCCCGGTGCCGGTTTCTGGCTTGGGTCAGCAGTTTGGAAAGCTTTTGGAAAGTGGGAAAGGAGCTGACGTTACTTTCGAAGTTGATGGAGAAACATTTCCTGCTCACAAATTGGTTCTTGCAGCACGTTCTGCAGTTTTCAGGGCACAGCTTTTTGGCCCGTTGAGAAGTGAAAATACCAATTGTATAATCATAGAAGACGTACAAGCCCCTATTTTCAAG GATTTTCTGTTTACGAGTGTACAATCCGGGACCTTCTCCTGGGGTGCTGCTCCCGTTCTCAAATATTACTCACCCGGGATAAG atgTTGCTTCATTTTATCTACTGGGATGAAATGCCTGATATGCAAGACTTAA
- the BPM2 gene encoding BTB-POZ and MATH domain 2 has product MDTIRVSKEVPGSSKSTAQSLTESTSRTETINGSHEFKISGYSLVKGMGIGKYVASDTFMVGGYSWAIYFYPDGKSPEDNSVYVSLFIALASEGADVRALFELTLVDQSGNERHKVHSHFGRTLESGPYTLKYRGSMWGYKRFFKRSLLESSDYLKDNGLLVRCCVGVVKSRTEGPRCYNIPVPVSGLGQQFGKLLESGKGADVTFEVDGETFPAHKLVLAARSAVFRAQLFGPLRSENTNCIIIEDVQAPIFKDFLFTSVQSGTFSWGAAPVLKYYSPGIRFNLSTFLLDCMIVSISRMQ; this is encoded by the exons ATGGACACAATTAGGGTTTCCAAGGAGGTTCCTGGATCTTCGAAATCGACCGCACAGTCGCTCACGGAGTCGACCTCTCGCACGGAAACCATCAATGGCTCCCACGAATTCAAGATCAGCGGCTACTCTTTGGTCAAAGGCATGGGGATTGGCAAATACGTTGCCTCGGATACTTTCATGGTCGGTGGATACTCCTGGGCCATCTACTTCTACCCAGATGGAAAGAGTCCAGAGGATAATTCTGTCTACGTGTCTCTCTTCATAGCCCTTGCGAGTGAAGGAGCCGATGTTAGGGCTTTGTTTGAGCTTACCCTCGTGGATCAGAGCGGTAACGAAAGGCACAAAGTTCATAGCCATTTTGGTAGAACTCTCGAAAGCGGACCCTATACTCTTAAATATCGAGGGAGTATGTG GGGATACAAACGATTTTTCAAGAGGTCTCTTTTGGAGTCATCGGACTATCTGAAGGACAATGGTCTCTTGGTCCGGTGTTGTGTTGGAGTGGTGAAGTCACGCACAGAAGGACCGAGGTGTTACAATATCCCGGTGCCGGTTTCTGGCTTGGGTCAGCAGTTTGGAAAGCTTTTGGAAAGTGGGAAAGGAGCTGACGTTACTTTCGAAGTTGATGGAGAAACATTTCCTGCTCACAAATTGGTTCTTGCAGCACGTTCTGCAGTTTTCAGGGCACAGCTTTTTGGCCCGTTGAGAAGTGAAAATACCAATTGTATAATCATAGAAGACGTACAAGCCCCTATTTTCAAG GATTTTCTGTTTACGAGTGTACAATCCGGGACCTTCTCCTGGGGTGCTGCTCCCGTTCTCAAATATTACTCACCCGGGATAAGGTTTAAtctttctacttttcttttggattgCATGATTGTCTCGATTTCCCGCATGCAGTAA